In Leclercia pneumoniae, the genomic window CCGCGCGGGTAGTTCACCCCCAGCCGCATCGCGGTATCGATATCCTCTTCCCGGGCCACCCCTTTTTGCAGCGCGTCCAGGGCTTCGTTGATGATCATCGCCAGGGTGCGCCAGATAATCAGCCCCGGATAGTCTGCGACCTGCAGGACGCGCTTGCCCCGCTGTTGCAGATAATGCACCGCTTTACGCGTCGCCGAATCCGGGTTGCTGTCGGCGCTGGCGATGACCGCCACGTCCCCTTCAAGACGATCAATCACCACCACCGGGCAGGCATAGCGCGCCGCTAAGGCCTGCGCCGTCTCCCCCTGCGTATCAATGAGCAGCAGGTCGTCAATTTTAGTGACACCGTCACTTCTCTTTTCACTGTAACCGGCGCTGTCGCCGTCGCTTACCGCCTCATACCAGCCCACCGTCGGCTTATCGCTGCGCCAGTTGTAGACGCCCTGTCCGCTCTTCTTGCCAAGACGGCCGCCCAGCACCAGCTCCTGCTGCATCAGCGAGGGGAGAAAACGGCGCTCTTGCCAGAAGGCGTTAAACACGGAACAGGTCACGGCAAAGTTGACGTCCTGGCCGATCATGTCGGTAAGCTCCAGCGGTCCCATGGGGAAGCCCGCCCCTTCACGCAGGGCAGCGTCCAGATCCTGCGGGGCCGCCACCTGCTCCTCCAGCGCACGCCAGGCTTCGGCGTAGTACGGACGCGCCACACGATTGACAATAAAACCCGGGGTAGACTGGCAACGCACCGGCTGTTTACCCCAGCGGATCGCCAGGTCGCACAGCTGCTCAACCACTTCGTTCGAGGTTGCCAGCCCGCTCACCACCTCCACCAGCTTCATCACCGGTGCAGGGTTGAAGAAGTGCAGACCCGCCACGCGCTCGGGGTGAAGCACGCCTGCGGCAATGGCGGTAATCGAGATCGAAGAGGTGTTACTGGTCAGCAGGGTCTGCGGCGGGCAGATCTCAGCCAGCTGGGCAAACAACGCCTTTTTCACTTCCATACGCTCGGACGCCGCTTCAATCACCAGATCGGCGGCGGCCAGCGCCTGAATATCGGTGACCGGCGTCAGTCGGGAGAGCGTCTTTTCGCTCGCTTCGGCGCTGAGCTTGCCGCGGGCCACGCGCGATGCCAGACGGCTGCGGATGCCCTCGATGGCGCGGGCAATCGCCCCGGCGTCGATGTCATATACCAGCACCGGGTGGCCCTGACTGGCCGCCACCTCGGCGATCCCGGCCCCCATGATGCCGCTGCCGATAACCGCGACGGTTTGAACAGATAGCGTCATGATTATTTCCCCGTGAAGTGCAGCGCACGTTTGTTAAGAAACGCACTGACCCCTTCGCGATAGTCGGCGCTTCGGCCCGCTATGCGCTGATAATCACGCTCCAGATCGAGCTGGGCATTGAGGGTGTTGGTTTCCGAGGCGTTGATGGCCTGTTTAATTAACCCCAGACCGAAGGTGGGCTGAGCGGCCAGATGCACCGCCAGCTGCTGTGCGGTATCCACCAGCGCGGCATCGTCCACCACCTGCCAGATCATCCCCCAGGCGTGCGCCTGCTCTGCGCTGAGCTTTTCACCCAGCAGCGCCAGCCCCATCGCCCGCGCCCGGCCCGCGACGCGCGGCAGCAGCCAGGTACCGCCGCAGTCCGGCACCAGCCCCAGCTTGCTGAACGCCATGACAAAGTTTGCCGAACGCGCGGCAATCACGATGTCGCAGC contains:
- the paaH gene encoding 3-hydroxyacyl-CoA dehydrogenase PaaH, yielding MTLSVQTVAVIGSGIMGAGIAEVAASQGHPVLVYDIDAGAIARAIEGIRSRLASRVARGKLSAEASEKTLSRLTPVTDIQALAAADLVIEAASERMEVKKALFAQLAEICPPQTLLTSNTSSISITAIAAGVLHPERVAGLHFFNPAPVMKLVEVVSGLATSNEVVEQLCDLAIRWGKQPVRCQSTPGFIVNRVARPYYAEAWRALEEQVAAPQDLDAALREGAGFPMGPLELTDMIGQDVNFAVTCSVFNAFWQERRFLPSLMQQELVLGGRLGKKSGQGVYNWRSDKPTVGWYEAVSDGDSAGYSEKRSDGVTKIDDLLLIDTQGETAQALAARYACPVVVIDRLEGDVAVIASADSNPDSATRKAVHYLQQRGKRVLQVADYPGLIIWRTLAMIINEALDALQKGVAREEDIDTAMRLGVNYPRGPLAWGEQLGWQRVLILLENLQRHYGEERYRPSSLLRQRALLESSYES
- the paaG gene encoding 2-(1,2-epoxy-1,2-dihydrophenyl)acetyl-CoA isomerase PaaG, which encodes MDFILSHVEHGVMTLTLNRPDRLNSFNDVMHQQLAECLKQAERDETIRCLLITGAGRGFCAGQDLNDRNVDPNGPAPDLGMSVERFYNPLVRRLAALPKPVICAVNGVAAGAGATLALGCDIVIAARSANFVMAFSKLGLVPDCGGTWLLPRVAGRARAMGLALLGEKLSAEQAHAWGMIWQVVDDAALVDTAQQLAVHLAAQPTFGLGLIKQAINASETNTLNAQLDLERDYQRIAGRSADYREGVSAFLNKRALHFTGK